In Zobellia roscoffensis, the following are encoded in one genomic region:
- a CDS encoding xanthine dehydrogenase family protein molybdopterin-binding subunit: protein MADKESSGNKKVSRRKFLVRGGLGTVGVLAVGTYLFRNPIRRAVLEKVNSMDIEYLGSTDNPMLWFELGPANEIILHSPKIEMGQGTFTGLAQMAADELEVPFQNVKVVHATTDTGNIDQFSTGGSTSISGLWQPLRELAATFREMMKLKGAEKLGVPVSEVTAVDGRVSANGKSLSYSEIAEGVTSWTIPDTPVLKNRDTYRFVGKPLPRVDLEDKVYGSPMFGLDAEMPNMVFGAVVRPSKIGAKYISATTDKAEKMPGVLKIVKEDDFVAVVAKSYIEAENAKQAIEVVWETPDNLQQEEIVAMMTVGNGNSSIIQKQGDALEGDAVVQMEFRSPIGAHAQIEPNGVVASVVGEKATIMISTQVIGITRKEVASRLGWDEEQVNVIPTYLGGGFGRRLHTPHAVQAAVMSKAVGKPVKYVFSREEEFQHDMFRPPTHHIVKGSLNEEGLLSGLEHHFVSGDVGNNSALLPNVVPTILGADVGAIRGAFIQYTAVPNFRSVYWHVDLPFATSWWRSLGLLANTFAIESFVDEMVLKAGKNAIEFRLAHIGDDVAGNRLKNVIRTAGEKSGYSEEIKADRAMGFAASVDAGTPCAHVVEVSVADNEIKVHKVTVVLDPGLAVNPDQVRAQCEGCVIMGMSAVLFEQMKVVDGSLTPTIYGPYEMALMKHAPKEIEVVLLQGKDTPGPVGEPPLGPIGAAIANAVKRLTGKRLQSMPLKLT from the coding sequence ATGGCAGATAAAGAATCCTCAGGAAACAAGAAAGTATCAAGGCGAAAGTTTTTGGTACGTGGCGGTTTGGGTACGGTGGGCGTATTGGCCGTAGGAACCTATTTGTTCAGAAATCCGATCAGAAGGGCTGTTTTGGAGAAGGTAAATTCAATGGATATTGAGTATTTAGGCAGCACAGACAATCCCATGTTATGGTTTGAGTTGGGCCCGGCTAATGAAATCATTCTACATTCACCAAAAATAGAAATGGGGCAAGGTACTTTTACGGGCTTGGCGCAAATGGCTGCGGATGAACTGGAAGTTCCTTTTCAGAATGTAAAAGTTGTACATGCCACTACGGATACAGGAAATATTGACCAGTTCAGCACGGGAGGGAGCACGTCTATTTCAGGACTTTGGCAACCGTTACGGGAATTGGCGGCCACTTTTCGGGAAATGATGAAGCTTAAAGGGGCAGAGAAATTAGGGGTTCCCGTGTCCGAAGTTACCGCAGTAGACGGTAGGGTTTCGGCAAATGGAAAAAGCCTTTCCTATTCGGAAATTGCAGAAGGCGTAACCAGTTGGACCATTCCGGATACTCCTGTTTTAAAAAATAGAGATACCTATCGCTTTGTTGGAAAACCTTTGCCACGGGTAGATTTAGAGGATAAAGTCTATGGCTCGCCTATGTTCGGTTTGGATGCCGAAATGCCAAATATGGTGTTTGGGGCAGTAGTTCGACCTTCAAAAATAGGAGCAAAATATATCAGCGCCACCACGGATAAAGCCGAAAAAATGCCCGGTGTCCTAAAAATTGTCAAGGAAGATGATTTTGTTGCCGTAGTTGCTAAATCCTATATCGAAGCCGAAAATGCCAAACAAGCAATTGAGGTGGTCTGGGAAACCCCGGATAATTTACAGCAAGAGGAGATAGTGGCTATGATGACGGTGGGAAACGGAAACTCCAGTATTATTCAAAAACAGGGCGATGCTCTGGAAGGGGATGCGGTTGTGCAGATGGAATTTAGAAGTCCCATTGGTGCACACGCCCAGATAGAACCCAATGGGGTGGTCGCTTCGGTTGTAGGTGAGAAGGCTACGATTATGATTTCTACGCAGGTCATTGGTATTACGCGCAAAGAAGTGGCGTCCCGTTTGGGATGGGATGAAGAGCAGGTGAATGTGATTCCTACCTATTTAGGTGGTGGCTTTGGAAGACGACTGCATACACCTCACGCGGTTCAGGCAGCGGTGATGTCCAAAGCTGTGGGTAAACCTGTAAAATATGTGTTTAGTCGGGAAGAAGAATTTCAGCATGATATGTTTCGTCCGCCTACCCATCATATTGTAAAAGGAAGTCTGAACGAGGAGGGATTATTAAGCGGACTTGAACATCATTTTGTGAGTGGGGATGTGGGTAATAATTCGGCATTGCTACCTAATGTGGTACCCACTATTTTGGGTGCGGATGTGGGAGCCATTAGAGGCGCGTTTATTCAGTATACGGCCGTACCCAATTTTAGGTCTGTGTATTGGCATGTAGATTTGCCTTTTGCTACCAGTTGGTGGCGTAGTTTAGGTTTATTGGCCAATACCTTTGCCATAGAAAGTTTTGTAGATGAGATGGTGCTGAAAGCAGGAAAGAATGCCATAGAATTCCGTTTGGCACATATTGGCGATGATGTAGCAGGCAATCGGTTAAAAAATGTGATTCGTACCGCAGGTGAGAAATCGGGATATTCCGAAGAAATCAAAGCGGATAGAGCTATGGGGTTTGCAGCCTCGGTAGATGCCGGCACACCTTGTGCGCATGTGGTTGAGGTTTCCGTAGCGGATAACGAAATAAAAGTCCATAAAGTTACGGTAGTTTTAGACCCTGGCCTTGCTGTAAATCCGGATCAGGTGAGGGCGCAGTGCGAAGGCTGCGTAATTATGGGCATGAGTGCGGTACTGTTCGAGCAAATGAAAGTGGTGGACGGCTCCTTGACCCCTACTATTTATGGCCCCTATGAAATGGCATTAATGAAACATGCACCCAAAGAAATAGAAGTAGTATTGCTTCAGGGGAAAGATACACCGGGCCCTGTGGGCGAACCGCCGTTGGGACCCATTGGTGCGGCGATTGCCAATGCCGTAAAAAGACTAACGGGCAAACGTCTGCAATCCATGCCCTTAAAATTGACATAA
- a CDS encoding UpxY family transcription antiterminator, which produces MEQWYVLKVKSGYEKKVVQGLSKMNVQVYCPIVKEVRIWSDRKKTIETPLIKSYVFIKCSEKNRPLAFSVHGVERYLYWLGKPALVREEEIEVLKQWTEDDAVEDVAYTSLQPGDRATIQRGLLKDQVAIVRHVGRTRVSLVLEDMGIVVNARLREVV; this is translated from the coding sequence ATGGAACAATGGTATGTATTGAAAGTTAAAAGTGGCTACGAGAAAAAAGTAGTCCAAGGGCTTTCAAAAATGAATGTGCAAGTCTACTGCCCCATTGTAAAGGAGGTCCGTATTTGGAGTGACCGAAAAAAAACCATAGAAACCCCCTTAATTAAATCGTATGTCTTTATTAAATGTAGTGAAAAGAATAGGCCTTTGGCTTTTTCGGTTCATGGGGTGGAGCGCTATTTATATTGGTTGGGCAAACCGGCCCTAGTGCGAGAAGAAGAAATAGAGGTATTGAAGCAGTGGACGGAAGATGATGCGGTAGAAGATGTGGCGTATACCAGTTTGCAGCCCGGTGATCGGGCCACCATTCAAAGAGGCCTTTTAAAAGATCAAGTGGCCATTGTGCGCCATGTAGGCAGAACACGGGTTTCATTGGTGTTGGAGGATATGGGCATTGTAGTGAATGCTAGATTAAGAGAGGTAGTATAA
- a CDS encoding WecB/TagA/CpsF family glycosyltransferase: MGIGNLNVLGYPVFDGKLTEVDWSTPKLTVNTINQYSYCIAHEDDTFSKALKASDILLPDGVGIVWAATWLRGEKINKIAGADIHEYLLKHLQGTGGRCFYMGSSNTVLEKIKKRAGEEYPNITVGTYSPPYKPEFTPEDNAEILTAINSFSPDVVFVGMTAPKQEKWVDANAQFIDKGIICSIGAVFDFYAGTVQRPGKVWQNLGLEWLGRFVKEPKRMFRRYFYYGVIFAYHLVARTDKKKGELPAHSEEKIKIIKK; this comes from the coding sequence ATGGGGATAGGGAATTTGAATGTACTAGGGTATCCGGTTTTTGATGGAAAATTAACAGAGGTAGATTGGTCAACCCCTAAGTTGACTGTGAATACTATTAATCAATATTCGTATTGCATTGCCCATGAAGATGATACTTTTTCAAAGGCGCTAAAAGCTTCGGATATATTACTGCCGGATGGTGTGGGTATTGTGTGGGCTGCCACATGGTTAAGAGGTGAGAAAATTAATAAGATTGCCGGGGCTGATATTCATGAATATCTTTTAAAACACTTACAAGGTACCGGAGGGCGCTGTTTTTATATGGGCTCTTCCAATACAGTTTTAGAGAAAATAAAGAAGCGTGCTGGTGAGGAATACCCCAATATAACGGTAGGAACGTATTCACCACCCTACAAACCAGAGTTCACGCCAGAGGATAATGCTGAAATTCTTACTGCCATAAACTCATTTTCTCCAGATGTGGTGTTTGTAGGCATGACCGCTCCCAAACAGGAAAAATGGGTAGATGCCAATGCCCAGTTTATAGATAAAGGAATTATTTGCTCCATTGGTGCCGTGTTTGATTTTTATGCCGGTACCGTACAGCGGCCGGGAAAGGTATGGCAAAATCTAGGTTTGGAATGGTTGGGCCGGTTTGTAAAAGAGCCTAAACGGATGTTTAGACGTTACTTCTATTACGGGGTAATTTTCGCTTACCATTTGGTAGCCAGAACCGATAAGAAAAAAGGAGAACTACCCGCACATAGCGAGGAAAAAATAAAAATAATTAAGAAATAG